In the Arachis ipaensis cultivar K30076 chromosome B10, Araip1.1, whole genome shotgun sequence genome, one interval contains:
- the LOC107622304 gene encoding ABC transporter C family member 12 isoform X3 → MEPFVWYCKPESNSVWAKAVDSAFGSYTPCAINTLVISTSNFVLMGLCFYRIWLIATNTKAQRFSLRSNWYNYVLALLASYCAIQPLLRLLTGISAFNLNGETGFAPFEAMALIVEALTWCSMIVLILLETKVYIRQFRWVVRFGVIYVLVGDVVLLNLLLSVKDYCSRSALIMDAFLMQVLFGTLLFVYVPNLVPYDGHITMQDELPDNAEYELLCGEEQVFPEMHANIFSRLCFGWVTPLMRQGYRKPIREKDVWKLDKCDQTETLTEKFQKCWMLEFQSSNPWLLRSLNNSLGKRFWWGGIYKIGNDLSXFVKTSKLFFLLMTQSMQNQDPSWVGYIYAFSIFVGVSLGVLCEAQYFQNVMRVGFQLRSTLVAAIFRKSLRLTNEGRKKFSSGKLMNMITTDANALQQICQQLHGLWSAPFRIIIAMVLLYQQLGVASLIGSLMLVLIVPLQTYVIAKMRKLTKEGLQQTDKRVGIMHEILAAMDTVKCYAWETSFQCRVQSIRDYELSWFRKAHLLNALNTFILNSIPVLVTVTSFGMFTLLGGELTPARAFTSLSLFTVLRFPLNMLPNLLSQVANANVSLQRLEELFLAEERNLKQNPPLVPGLPAISIKNGNFSWDAKAEKSTLSNINVEIPIGSLVAIVGGTGEGKTSLISAMIGELPLLKDGNAIIRGTVAYVPQISWIYNATVRENILFGSEFEYERYWKAIDVTALQHDLNLLPARDFTEIGERGVNISGGQKQRVSLARAVYSDSDVYIFDDPLSALDAHVAHEVFKNCIKEALGGKTRVLVTNQLHLLPQVDKIILLSDGMIKEQGTFEELSKCGYLFQRLMENAGKMEQQSESNEGREDHVEVNVSTSSNEALVQIPNDTSYEKKGKLRKSVLVKQEERETGVVSLKVLARYKAALGGLWVVFILFACYTLTEVLRISSSTWLSVWTDQDSTSDYNPVYFLVVYALFSFGQVAVTLANSYWLIISNLRAAKRLHDAMLDKILRAPMVFFQTNPVGRIINRFAKDMGDIDTMVSTLVNQFMGQLWQLLSTFVLIGTVSTISLWAIMPLLIFFYGAYIYYQSTAREVKRLDSITRSPVYAHFGEALNGLASIRAYKAYDRMAHINGKFMDKNIRFTLVNISSNRWLTIRLESLGGLMIWFIATFAVLQNGRSENQAAFASTMGLLLSYTLNITSLLSGVLRQASRAENSLNAVERVGTYIDLETEAPRIIETNRPPPGWPTSGLVEFENVVLSYRPELPPVLHGLSFTVLPTEKVGVVGRTGAGKSSMLNALFRIVELQSGRIIIDGFDISMFGLADLRRVLTIIPQSPVLFSGTVRFNLDPFTEHNDADMWQALERAHLKDVIRRNPLGLDAQVLEGGDNFSVGQRQLLSLARALLRRSKVLVLDEATAAVDVRTDALIQKTIRQEFQSCTMLIIAHRLNTVIDCNRILLLDSGRVLEYDSPDKLLSNEASAFYKMVQSTGAANAEYLCSLVFGRIVNNSNEENKGLENQMRQLASSNWAAATQCAIAATLSSLHLNLQSPNETKDNKDFLEKTKDALTTLQEVLEGKHDDVIQQTLVKYNVPTERWWSTLYQLVEGLSVLIKLPPKNIQQLELDFERRSFH, encoded by the exons ATGGAACCATTCGTTTGGTACTGCAAGCCTGAATCAAACAGTGTTTGGGCCAAAGCAGTTGATAGCGCCTTTGGTTCCTATACGCCATGTGCAATCAATACTCTTGTAATTTCAACCTCCAATTTCGTTCTTATGGGACTTTGCTTCTATAGAATTTGGCTTATTGCTACAAACACAAAGGCTCAGAGGTTTTCCTTGCGTTCTAATTGGTATAATTATGTTCTCGCATTGTTGGCTTCTTATTGTGCTATTCAGCCTCTGTTGAGATTGTTGACTGGAAtttcagcatttaacttgaatgGTGAAACTGGATTTGCTCCTTTTGAG GCAATGGCCTTGATAGTTGAAGCGCTTACATGGTGTTCGATGATAGTTCTCATTCTATTGGAAACCAAGGTTTATATCCGACAATTTAGATGGGTGGTGCGGTTTGGAGTTATCTATGTTTTGGTTGGAGATGTTGTATTGCTTAACCTTCTTCTGTCAGTGAAAGATTACTGCAGTAG ATCTGCC CTAATTATGGATGCTTTTCTGATGCAGGTCTTGTTTGGTACATTGCTTTTTGTTTACGTACCTAACTTGGTTCCTTATGATGGCCATATAACAATGCAAGACGAGCTTCCTGACAATGCTGAGTATGAACTACTTTGTGGAGAGGAACAAGTTTTCCCTGAGATGCATGCTAATATATTCTCTA GATTATGTTTTGGATGGGTAACTCCACTCATGCGGCAAGGTTACAGAAAACCCATCAGAGAAAAGGATGTTTGGAAGCTAGACAAGTGTGATCAGACAGAGACATTAACAGAAAA GTTTCAAAAGTGTTGGATGTTAGAATTTCAAAGCTCTAACCCATGGCTTTTAAGATCTTTGAACAACAGCTTAGGGAAGAG GTTTTGGTGGGGAGGCATCTATAAG ATTGGTAATGATCTTTCCN AATTTGTTAAAACTTCTAAACTTTTTTTCTTATTGATGACGCAGTCAATGCAAAATCAAGATCCATCTTGGGTTGGTTACATCTATGCTTTCTCCATATTTGTTGGAGTG TCACTTGGTGTTCTATGTGAAGCTCAATATTTCCAGAATGTGATGCGTGTTGGTTTTCAGCTTAGATCAACTTTG GTGGCTGCTATATTTAGAAAATCTTTGAGGCTAACTAATGAAGGTCGAAAGAAGTTCTCATCTGGGAAACTTATGAATATGATAACTACAGACGCCAATGCACTACAG CAAATATGTCAACAACTTCATGGACTTTGGTCAGCACCATTCCGTATCATCATAGCGATGGTTCTCCTATACCAGCAACTAGGCGTTGCTTCACTCATTGGATCGCTAATGCTAGTTCTCATTGTCCCACTACAG ACATACGTGATTGCCAAAATGAGAAAACTGACAAAGGAAGGACTGCAGCAAACAGACAAGAGGGTTGGTATCATGCATGAAATTCTGGCTGCCATGGATACTGTAAA ATGTTATGCATGGGAAACAAGCTTTCAATGTAGAGTACAAAGCATACGGGATTATGAGCTATCTTGGTTTCGCAAAGCACATCTGTTAAATGCT CTCAATACCTTTATTCTAAATAGCATCCCAGTTCTTGTGACTGTAACTTCATTTGGAATGTTTACTTTACTTGGTGGAGAATTGACTCCTGCAAGGGCATTTACCTCACTATCTCTATTCACAGTTTTGCGCTTTCCATTAAACATGCTACCAAATTTACTAAGTCAG GTAGCAAATGCAAATGTATCGTTGCAAAGGCTGGAAGAATTATTCTTGGCTGAGGAGCGAAATCTAAAACAAAATCCACCTCTTGTACCAGGACTTCCAGCCATCTCAATAAAAAATGGGAACTTTTCATGGGATGCAAAG GCAGAGAAGTCCACACTATCAAATATCAATGTGGAAATACCAATTGGAAGCTTAGTTGCAATAGTTGGTGGTACTGGAGAAGGAAAAACATCACTTATTTCAGCAATGATTGGAGAGCTACCTCTTTTAAAAGATGGAAATGCTATAATTAGAGGCACTGTTGCTTATGTTCCTCAGATTTCATGGATTTACAATGCTACA GTACGCGAAAACATATTGTTTGGGTCAGAATTCGAATATGAACGATATTGGAAGGCCATTGATGTCACTGCTTTACAGCATGATCTCAACTTATTACCA GCACGTGATTTTACAGAGATTGGAGAAAGAGGAGTCAATATTAGTGGTGGACAAAAGCAAAGAGTTTCCTTAGCTAGGGCAGTCTATTCAGATTCAGATGTATATATATTCGATGATCCTTTAAGTGCTCTCGATGCTCATGTTGCTCATGAG GTTTTCAAAAACTGTATAAAGGAAGCACTGGGAGGAAAAACAAGGGTTCTTGTCACCAACCAGCTACATCTTCTCCCTCAAGTGGATAAAATTATTCTCCTTAGTGACGGCATGATTAAAGAGCAGGGAACTTTTGAGGAGTTATCAAAGTGTGGGTATCTATTTCAGAGACTAATGGAAAATGCTGGGAAAATGGAACAACAATCAGAGAGTAATGAAGGTAGAGAGGACCATGTCGAGGTTAATGTTTCAACCTCGAGCAATGAGGCACTTGTTCAGATTCCAAACGACACAAGCTATGAGAAGAAGGGAAAATTACGCAAATCAGTGCTTGTTAAGCAAGAAGAGCGGGAGACTGGTGTGGTTAGCTTGAAAGTTTTGGCGAG GTATAAAGCTGCATTAGGAGGCCTATGGGTAGTTTTCATACTCTTTGCCTGCTACACATTAACAGAAGTTCTTCGAATTTCAAGTAGCACATGGTTAAGTGTGTGGACAGATCAAGATTCCACTTCAGATTATAATCCAGTATATTTTCTTGTCGTCTATGCACTTTTCTCCTTTGGACAG GTAGCTGTAACACTTGCAAACTCTTATTGGTTGATCATTTCTAACCTCCGTGCTGCAAAAAGATTGCATGATGCAATGCTAGATAAAATACTTCGGGCCCCAATGGTATTCTTCCAAACTAATCCTGTTGGCCGCATAATTAATAGGTTTGCAAAAGACATGGGAGACATAGACACCATGGTTTCTACTTTGGTGAATCAGTTTATGGGGCAACTCTGGCAGCTACTTTCTACCTTTGTTCTTATTGGCACTGTGAGCACAATATCTCTGTGGGCTATAATGCCATTGCTGATCTTCTTTTATGGAGCTTATATATATTACCAG AGCACAGCTCGAGAAGTGAAGCGTTTGGATTCAATTACAAGATCTCCTGTTTATGCACACTTTGGAGAAGCGTTGAATGGTTTGGCAAGCATACGCGCTTACAAAGCATATGATAGAATGGCTCACATTAATGGAAAATTCATGGATAAAAATATCAGATTTACCCTTGTGAATATTAGTTCAAACCGTTGGCTCACCATAAGGTTAGAATCATTAGGAGGGCTCATGATTTGGTTCATAGCTACATTTGCTGTATTGCAAAATGGAAGATCTGAAAACCAGGCAGCATTTGCATCTACAATGGGCCTTCTTCTCAGTTATACTTTAAACATAACAAGTCTCTTGAGTGGTGTCCTGAGACAAGCAAGTAGAGCTGAAAATAGTTTAAATGCTGTTGAGCGTGTTGGCACATACATTGATTTGGAAACTGAGGCTCCAAGAATAATTGAGACAAACCGTCCACCACCAGGATGGCCAACATCTGGATTAGTTGAGTTTGAGAATGTTGTCCTGAGTTACAGGCCTGAACTTCCTCCAGTCTTGCATGGACTGTCCTTTACGGTATTGCCAACCGAGAAGGTTGGGGTAGTTGGAAGAACTGGTGCAGGAAAATCTAGCATGCTTAATGCTTTATTCCGTATCGTTGAGCTACAAAGTGGAAGAATCATTATTGATGGTTTTGACATTTCTATGTTTGGACTAGCAGATTTGCGAAGAGTTCTAACTATCATACCTCAATCACCAGTTCTTTTCTCTG GAACTGTTCGCTTCAATCTTGATCCATTTACTGAACACAATGATGCCGACATGTGGCAAGCTTTAGAAAGGGCACATTTGAAGGATGTAATAAGAAGAAATCCACTTGGTCTAGATGCACAG GTCTTGGAGGGTGGAGATAATTTTAGTGTTGGACAGAGGCAACTATTAAGTCTAGCCAGAGCATTGCTTCGAAGATCAAAGGTTCTTGTCCTGGACGAAGCGACTGCTGCTGTTGATGTTAGAACAGATGCTCTTATACAGAAAACCATCCGACAAGAGTTTCAGTCCTGCACAATGCTCATCATTGCACACAGACTAAATACAGTTATTGACTGCAATCGGATTCTATTGCTCGATTCTGGACGG GTCCTTGAGTATGACTCGCCGGACAAACTCTTATCGAATGAAGCAAGTGCATTCTACAAGATGGTTCAAAGTACAGGAGCTGCAAATGCTGAGTATTTATGTAGTTTGGTTTTTGGAAGGATTGTGAACAATTCTAATGAAGAAAACAAGGGACTTGAAAATCAAATGAGACAGTTAGCTTCTTCCAACTGGGCTGCTGCTACACAATGTGCTATAGCTGCAACCCTTTCTTCATTGCATCTTAACCTTCAAAGCCCAAATGAAACTAAAGATAACAAAGATTTCCTCGAAAAAACGAAGGACGCGTTGACAACACTTCAGGAAGTTCTGGAAGGGAAGCATGATGATGTTATACAACAGACACTTGTTAAATACAATGTTCCTACAGAAAGATGGTGGTCTACTCTTTATCAATTAGTTGAAG GTTTGTCTGTCTTGATCAAGTTACCTCCGAAAAACATTCAACAATTGGAACTTGATTTTGAAAGAAGGTCCTTTCACTGA
- the LOC107622304 gene encoding ABC transporter C family member 2 isoform X2 — MQNQDPSWVGYIYAFSIFVGVSLGVLCEAQYFQNVMRVGFQLRSTLVAAIFRKSLRLTNEGRKKFSSGKLMNMITTDANALQQICQQLHGLWSAPFRIIIAMVLLYQQLGVASLIGSLMLVLIVPLQTYVIAKMRKLTKEGLQQTDKRVGIMHEILAAMDTVKCYAWETSFQCRVQSIRDYELSWFRKAHLLNALNTFILNSIPVLVTVTSFGMFTLLGGELTPARAFTSLSLFTVLRFPLNMLPNLLSQVANANVSLQRLEELFLAEERNLKQNPPLVPGLPAISIKNGNFSWDAKAEKSTLSNINVEIPIGSLVAIVGGTGEGKTSLISAMIGELPLLKDGNAIIRGTVAYVPQISWIYNATVRENILFGSEFEYERYWKAIDVTALQHDLNLLPARDFTEIGERGVNISGGQKQRVSLARAVYSDSDVYIFDDPLSALDAHVAHEVFKNCIKEALGGKTRVLVTNQLHLLPQVDKIILLSDGMIKEQGTFEELSKCGYLFQRLMENAGKMEQQSESNEGREDHVEVNVSTSSNEALVQIPNDTSYEKKGKLRKSVLVKQEERETGVVSLKVLARYKAALGGLWVVFILFACYTLTEVLRISSSTWLSVWTDQDSTSDYNPVYFLVVYALFSFGQVAVTLANSYWLIISNLRAAKRLHDAMLDKILRAPMVFFQTNPVGRIINRFAKDMGDIDTMVSTLVNQFMGQLWQLLSTFVLIGTVSTISLWAIMPLLIFFYGAYIYYQSTAREVKRLDSITRSPVYAHFGEALNGLASIRAYKAYDRMAHINGKFMDKNIRFTLVNISSNRWLTIRLESLGGLMIWFIATFAVLQNGRSENQAAFASTMGLLLSYTLNITSLLSGVLRQASRAENSLNAVERVGTYIDLETEAPRIIETNRPPPGWPTSGLVEFENVVLSYRPELPPVLHGLSFTVLPTEKVGVVGRTGAGKSSMLNALFRIVELQSGRIIIDGFDISMFGLADLRRVLTIIPQSPVLFSGTVRFNLDPFTEHNDADMWQALERAHLKDVIRRNPLGLDAQVLEGGDNFSVGQRQLLSLARALLRRSKVLVLDEATAAVDVRTDALIQKTIRQEFQSCTMLIIAHRLNTVIDCNRILLLDSGRVLEYDSPDKLLSNEASAFYKMVQSTGAANAEYLCSLVFGRIVNNSNEENKGLENQMRQLASSNWAAATQCAIAATLSSLHLNLQSPNETKDNKDFLEKTKDALTTLQEVLEGKHDDVIQQTLVKYNVPTERWWSTLYQLVEGLSVLIKLPPKNIQQLELDFERRSFH; from the exons ATGCAAAATCAAGATCCATCTTGGGTTGGTTACATCTATGCTTTCTCCATATTTGTTGGAGTG TCACTTGGTGTTCTATGTGAAGCTCAATATTTCCAGAATGTGATGCGTGTTGGTTTTCAGCTTAGATCAACTTTG GTGGCTGCTATATTTAGAAAATCTTTGAGGCTAACTAATGAAGGTCGAAAGAAGTTCTCATCTGGGAAACTTATGAATATGATAACTACAGACGCCAATGCACTACAG CAAATATGTCAACAACTTCATGGACTTTGGTCAGCACCATTCCGTATCATCATAGCGATGGTTCTCCTATACCAGCAACTAGGCGTTGCTTCACTCATTGGATCGCTAATGCTAGTTCTCATTGTCCCACTACAG ACATACGTGATTGCCAAAATGAGAAAACTGACAAAGGAAGGACTGCAGCAAACAGACAAGAGGGTTGGTATCATGCATGAAATTCTGGCTGCCATGGATACTGTAAA ATGTTATGCATGGGAAACAAGCTTTCAATGTAGAGTACAAAGCATACGGGATTATGAGCTATCTTGGTTTCGCAAAGCACATCTGTTAAATGCT CTCAATACCTTTATTCTAAATAGCATCCCAGTTCTTGTGACTGTAACTTCATTTGGAATGTTTACTTTACTTGGTGGAGAATTGACTCCTGCAAGGGCATTTACCTCACTATCTCTATTCACAGTTTTGCGCTTTCCATTAAACATGCTACCAAATTTACTAAGTCAG GTAGCAAATGCAAATGTATCGTTGCAAAGGCTGGAAGAATTATTCTTGGCTGAGGAGCGAAATCTAAAACAAAATCCACCTCTTGTACCAGGACTTCCAGCCATCTCAATAAAAAATGGGAACTTTTCATGGGATGCAAAG GCAGAGAAGTCCACACTATCAAATATCAATGTGGAAATACCAATTGGAAGCTTAGTTGCAATAGTTGGTGGTACTGGAGAAGGAAAAACATCACTTATTTCAGCAATGATTGGAGAGCTACCTCTTTTAAAAGATGGAAATGCTATAATTAGAGGCACTGTTGCTTATGTTCCTCAGATTTCATGGATTTACAATGCTACA GTACGCGAAAACATATTGTTTGGGTCAGAATTCGAATATGAACGATATTGGAAGGCCATTGATGTCACTGCTTTACAGCATGATCTCAACTTATTACCA GCACGTGATTTTACAGAGATTGGAGAAAGAGGAGTCAATATTAGTGGTGGACAAAAGCAAAGAGTTTCCTTAGCTAGGGCAGTCTATTCAGATTCAGATGTATATATATTCGATGATCCTTTAAGTGCTCTCGATGCTCATGTTGCTCATGAG GTTTTCAAAAACTGTATAAAGGAAGCACTGGGAGGAAAAACAAGGGTTCTTGTCACCAACCAGCTACATCTTCTCCCTCAAGTGGATAAAATTATTCTCCTTAGTGACGGCATGATTAAAGAGCAGGGAACTTTTGAGGAGTTATCAAAGTGTGGGTATCTATTTCAGAGACTAATGGAAAATGCTGGGAAAATGGAACAACAATCAGAGAGTAATGAAGGTAGAGAGGACCATGTCGAGGTTAATGTTTCAACCTCGAGCAATGAGGCACTTGTTCAGATTCCAAACGACACAAGCTATGAGAAGAAGGGAAAATTACGCAAATCAGTGCTTGTTAAGCAAGAAGAGCGGGAGACTGGTGTGGTTAGCTTGAAAGTTTTGGCGAG GTATAAAGCTGCATTAGGAGGCCTATGGGTAGTTTTCATACTCTTTGCCTGCTACACATTAACAGAAGTTCTTCGAATTTCAAGTAGCACATGGTTAAGTGTGTGGACAGATCAAGATTCCACTTCAGATTATAATCCAGTATATTTTCTTGTCGTCTATGCACTTTTCTCCTTTGGACAG GTAGCTGTAACACTTGCAAACTCTTATTGGTTGATCATTTCTAACCTCCGTGCTGCAAAAAGATTGCATGATGCAATGCTAGATAAAATACTTCGGGCCCCAATGGTATTCTTCCAAACTAATCCTGTTGGCCGCATAATTAATAGGTTTGCAAAAGACATGGGAGACATAGACACCATGGTTTCTACTTTGGTGAATCAGTTTATGGGGCAACTCTGGCAGCTACTTTCTACCTTTGTTCTTATTGGCACTGTGAGCACAATATCTCTGTGGGCTATAATGCCATTGCTGATCTTCTTTTATGGAGCTTATATATATTACCAG AGCACAGCTCGAGAAGTGAAGCGTTTGGATTCAATTACAAGATCTCCTGTTTATGCACACTTTGGAGAAGCGTTGAATGGTTTGGCAAGCATACGCGCTTACAAAGCATATGATAGAATGGCTCACATTAATGGAAAATTCATGGATAAAAATATCAGATTTACCCTTGTGAATATTAGTTCAAACCGTTGGCTCACCATAAGGTTAGAATCATTAGGAGGGCTCATGATTTGGTTCATAGCTACATTTGCTGTATTGCAAAATGGAAGATCTGAAAACCAGGCAGCATTTGCATCTACAATGGGCCTTCTTCTCAGTTATACTTTAAACATAACAAGTCTCTTGAGTGGTGTCCTGAGACAAGCAAGTAGAGCTGAAAATAGTTTAAATGCTGTTGAGCGTGTTGGCACATACATTGATTTGGAAACTGAGGCTCCAAGAATAATTGAGACAAACCGTCCACCACCAGGATGGCCAACATCTGGATTAGTTGAGTTTGAGAATGTTGTCCTGAGTTACAGGCCTGAACTTCCTCCAGTCTTGCATGGACTGTCCTTTACGGTATTGCCAACCGAGAAGGTTGGGGTAGTTGGAAGAACTGGTGCAGGAAAATCTAGCATGCTTAATGCTTTATTCCGTATCGTTGAGCTACAAAGTGGAAGAATCATTATTGATGGTTTTGACATTTCTATGTTTGGACTAGCAGATTTGCGAAGAGTTCTAACTATCATACCTCAATCACCAGTTCTTTTCTCTG GAACTGTTCGCTTCAATCTTGATCCATTTACTGAACACAATGATGCCGACATGTGGCAAGCTTTAGAAAGGGCACATTTGAAGGATGTAATAAGAAGAAATCCACTTGGTCTAGATGCACAG GTCTTGGAGGGTGGAGATAATTTTAGTGTTGGACAGAGGCAACTATTAAGTCTAGCCAGAGCATTGCTTCGAAGATCAAAGGTTCTTGTCCTGGACGAAGCGACTGCTGCTGTTGATGTTAGAACAGATGCTCTTATACAGAAAACCATCCGACAAGAGTTTCAGTCCTGCACAATGCTCATCATTGCACACAGACTAAATACAGTTATTGACTGCAATCGGATTCTATTGCTCGATTCTGGACGG GTCCTTGAGTATGACTCGCCGGACAAACTCTTATCGAATGAAGCAAGTGCATTCTACAAGATGGTTCAAAGTACAGGAGCTGCAAATGCTGAGTATTTATGTAGTTTGGTTTTTGGAAGGATTGTGAACAATTCTAATGAAGAAAACAAGGGACTTGAAAATCAAATGAGACAGTTAGCTTCTTCCAACTGGGCTGCTGCTACACAATGTGCTATAGCTGCAACCCTTTCTTCATTGCATCTTAACCTTCAAAGCCCAAATGAAACTAAAGATAACAAAGATTTCCTCGAAAAAACGAAGGACGCGTTGACAACACTTCAGGAAGTTCTGGAAGGGAAGCATGATGATGTTATACAACAGACACTTGTTAAATACAATGTTCCTACAGAAAGATGGTGGTCTACTCTTTATCAATTAGTTGAAG GTTTGTCTGTCTTGATCAAGTTACCTCCGAAAAACATTCAACAATTGGAACTTGATTTTGAAAGAAGGTCCTTTCACTGA